tcaagtatatataggttgaAGGAGAGGGAGGGCGCCATAAAGGGGAAGGAAACCTCGCCCCTTGGACGGCCAAGAGGAAGGGCTCTTCCCCTCCAATTCGGCTTCTCCTACTTGCCCAACAAGCTAGGGGGGAGGGGCAAGTGTTATTGGGCCCTAGTGCCCAATAACTCCCCACCACTTGgcctttttattattttctttcgCCCGTTGATATTCAAATAATTATAAAAGCCTCCTAATCATTATTAGATCCTTTTACTTCTACTTTAACATCTCCAGAAACATGTTCCACCTATATATCAATTCCCGGTATCACCCGATAAACCCCAAAACTCTTCCGGTAACCCCCGAATGCTTCTGGTTCCTCTCGAAACTATGTCTAatattaatgaaactatttcaTTAATATTTTCTCATAACTCTTGCCCCACTAAAAGTCAACAAATTGtaagcttgtgaccctgtaggttcggtaaaacatagacatgaacaaaacccctCTCGTTCAATGATCGATAGCAGAACCATGGATAGTCATATCAATTCCTATGAGTGCATGAATAACATTCGAGTTagtctttggttatcatgtgatatcacctttgcttcatgatactttacaaaacccgcaGTGAGATATATTGGCATCCTCTTGAGTCAttctcatgctcactataccggtctcctcgttaccgattttgttcttctttcttgttgacatgttccggcatccctgtgaccTAGTCAACTATGTCTGGCCAGAAGGTGATCGATGCCGTCACACCAAGAGGTTCCTAAGAATATCTCTTCgtcatcggaggagcaaatcccacgctTGAGCTATCTAggcccttgtcaaactttccgacgAACCTATAAGCTGTCATTATGATCACCATGTTACAGATGATGTTTTagcaaccccaaagtccatcgtacggtaagaagtgactacgatactctcatggtctaaggaactaaagcATACGTCAACTCTCTATGTTATAATGATTGACTTGTGATGAttgtatctcaaagtataacaaagaaGTTTTCGttaattcaatatgatcgttcttccaacgtcataTTCTCAAAGTTattttaggactatcattacacttaaggatatcctaagatccagaaaacatgatcataaataagagctagtcttagaggcgagactaggaattgGGTTTTacatttatcattccacacgtgcatatgagtttttcactgaattgcatattccaggatcatacaagttatagcatagaatataaactcttaattataaacatggacatataataatacaatattattgcctctagggcatacttccaacacACACAACTTGGAATCTCCTGGAAAACACAGTCCATCTAGGATTCTCGCAAACCCGCGTAAAACATTCACAAAGGATATCATGGGGAATCGATGAAAACAAGTTTTACTTTGGTGAATTAGTAGACCGGGATCTCATCTTGCTCTCCCTAAAAGTATGGGTGAAATGGATGGCTGCTAGGGAGGAAGATCTTAAGCTCTGAAGCTTTAGAGCAATGGCAGAAGGAGGAATGTGATTGTCCCCTTCCTCATAGGTGAGAAGAGGTCTATTTATAGGTTCCCCAAAATATGCCCATTATGATAGTCGAACACAAGTCAGACTCTCTGTCGAGGGTCTGAGTCATGCCCGAGCATATACAAAGATTTTTGTATAAGGTCGGACATTTTGACATAAGCCAAAATATTTGACTTGTGTCTAGAGGGCAAAATATAAGTCAGACATCGGGTCAGACTATCCCATCTAGTGTTCGACCCTTGTAAGTAGCAAACAACAAGGTGGTTTTGAGTTTCTTTCTCACATGTGATGTGGGTGGTATTTTGGCTTATCGTGTTTTGTTGATTCATAGTCCTGCAATGTATTTTTTCCAGTGCTTAATAATTGTGTTATCGATGTACTCGGTCTATATTAGTGGGCATATCGGGTCAGATATCGACCATATCAGTTGATATTTAGGTCTATATCAGATGTTATGTGTGAAAATGATATTTACAAAATGATATGTTTTGTTTATATCAGCAAAGACCCAAAACTGATATGTCAACCTAGATTTAAAAGCTTGTGTTGGACAGTTGGTGGATGTACTCCAACGAGTATCCTGTTGCCGTCGGTGCCCTTTGAGACCTCTCTCGCAATGCCATAGGACCCCTCTCCCTCTGAGCCCTGCGCGTCGATGCTCTATGCTATCGCACCCTGGTAGCCCTCACCTCCACTACCTCCTCCTCTTCTTAAGTGACCTCACCCAGGCTTGGATACATCTCTCTTCCTAGGGTTCTTGCACTATGGGGTGGTGGCTAGGGTAAATATGGTCGTGGCTGTGAACTGCTTGGGGAGGGGGGTTATATTAACAAAGGGTACGCTGGGACATGGTAGGTTTTGTACATTTAGAGTAAAAAGCCCATTGTAAGCCCCATTTACCAATTTATGTGGCCATTCTAAGTAAACAAAGCATCAGGTTGTGATAACAACATCCATACATAACGATTAAACTTATGCATCACAAGATAAGACCAAAACCCGTCAAAAGATGATACATAGCAGTCTTAGTTGATTACTCATAAATGATTTTACCTAAGACATGCAGTTCATAACTTAAGCAACCAGTTCATAACTAAAGCAACCTACTCATTAAAGATAACTTGGCAATTCTAACATCATAGCAAACTTAGCACTTCAGACATCATACCACCCCGAATATACACCTCTCAACATCAGTTTCATAGGCCAATTATTTATATAGGTCTAGTATATTACTTAGCCACCAGATGTGATCTTCCATCCTCCAACAGAGACTTGATCTTCTGGAGCttcttcttgctctcaaacccttcTTTCAGAAGGTCAGCAATGTCATACTCAAGCTATTTCTTCTCCTCGTTGATCAGATTCCTGTCCTCCTTGGTCTCACTCATGGCCTTCCTGGTGTTCTCGATGATATTTGCTTGAGATTAAATGATGCACCTTTTCTCCTTGTGCAGCTTCAGTTTCTCTAACTGTACTTGCATCTTGGCATGTTGCTCTAGCTCTTACTTCTTCAAAAATGCATCATCCATTTCCTTCTGGCTAGTGTACTTCATATCATGCCCTTGCCTACCATCTTGCCAATCATAGAGCTTGGCAACATCATCCACAAGATGGTTTTATTGATTGTCGAGCTGATTATTCTCCTTCTTGAGCTTGGCGATCTCTTTGTCATGAGCCTCCTTGTCaaacaccttgtcagcattttgcTCATGAAACATGTCCCACAACCTAGTTAAGCACTTCTATAGTATAACATGCCAAGGCCCAACAACCCACTCCACCACTCCACAGTTTAAACCTCCCTGCAAAAGCAAAGTAGATAGTACAACAATTTACCTCCGTACTATTTAAGAATTTATGACATAGATAACTAATTTACTACATTGATCACTACTTATCTAACATCAAACAATAGTGCACACGAACAAACTACATACAGACCGGTGACCATTTCATGAGCTACTATTAACTGTAAAGCCGTAAACGGTACCTCAATTGGTAATTTGACAAACACAATACACATCAATGGCCATTTCATTAGCTAGTCACTAACCACTACCTCATTTTGCAATATTTAATTACTGCTAGGAATGGTCACTGGCTAGCAAATACAACAATGTATTGAGTATTGGTCAATGACCAATTAAGCAACAACAAACAAAGCATATTCTGCACTATGGACTAGTATCACTGCATCATCTACTGTATTGCTATTTCAGTTATATATGCTTCATAGGTTAAGTGAGTAGAAGTACACAAACAAAGCTAGATCTGAATATATTTTTTGCACAAAAGTCTCATATACCGCTAACTCACCTGCACAGAAGACCCAAGGAATCTCCTTCTAGTGTCAATTCAATCAAAGACAACATATTTGTTGGGCCTTTGCTGGTGCAGCATGCACTTGGGTGATGAATCTAGAACATCACCACGAAAGATTGGCTTAGGAGTCAGGAATGGTGTGAGGGGTCTCCTACAACCATTAACACCAACACGAGTCAAAAAATCTTTCGAAACCGTGTCAAACATAGCTCAAATCAAAAAATTCCCCAAACTGCAGAACCCTAACCCTTGGCGCAGAAAAGACTTACCCACATCTCCATGTCCATGCTGCAACCCATGTCTAGGTCGTCGTACATGTTGTCCTCCCCGTCCTTCCATGACGGCATGGCTCATTGGCGACGAGCAGTGAGGTTGGTAGCGACGTCAAGCTGAGCAGAGAGATAGGGAGACTGGGCAgccgaggagagagagagagagagagagagagagagagagagagagagagatgcatgccCTTTTGATCATGCAGGGTGACAGAATGCTCACTGGCGACGTGTACTGCGCTGATCGGCGCGTGGAGCTGAGTAGACGAACAGAGAGAAGAGTGATCGACCAAGGGGAGTGGGCGACTCCGAGAGAGAGGGGCTCCGACCCTTTTGACCTCTCAGGGTGATGGTTGTTAATCGCCACGCCTGAGTGCTGACATACCTGACGCGTGGGCCCAATCTGTCATAAACCTGGTCAAAGCTTAATGATTCGGTCATCGGTGCTTTTTGAAATAGAAAACCAAATTTGTGATAGTTTTCAGTGAATTGTAGAAAACATATAATTTTTTGAACCGTAACTTCAATACCGTTAGTTTTAAGCTATATAATATAGTACTCTGCAAAATCGTCTCCAAAACCAACCCTTATTTCACAAAATCACAAATCATATCTGGAATATATGACTGCCAAAACATTGATCCACCGCTCCcgtttagagcaagtacaatagagctgagtcagcgggctataagaaataaactagtatatttctgcttagttgaaggaaaaagaagaggagagagaaggtaagcgggctcttcgtgaagagtcagctctagcacgtgctcttaGGCACTTTGTAAGAATGAAagatgggccacataataaaaaaagtAGTAcattcttttgatctactattataCATGTTAACTATAAAATgagttgtagatgacatggcactggcttatagccagcagctggttaTACTAACCATGCTCTTATCGGTCCATCCGCCGTCGTCACAAGGAAACCTTTTCGAAAACGAAAAAAGAGCCTTTCCGCCGTCCGCGTATTCCGTGACACCTCTTGGTTTGGTTGGCTTCGCAGTGCAGCCCAACCCACGCACGCATCTGCCAGTTTGCGCTTGGCTGCGCGTGTCTGCCCGCCCCACCCACTATTCTATACTCGGAGCCATCGTCCAGCAGACAGACCAGCAGCGCGGAGTGGAGGTCCTCTCGCTGCCGGCACCACTCCTCTGGCGGCGATGCAGGTTCCGGGCGACGTCGTCGGGGGTGGAGGGGAAGCGGGGGACATGCGGGGTCGGCACCGGATCCAGGCCGAGCTCAAGAAGCTCGAGCAAGAAGCACGCTTCCTCGAGGTCCGCCTATGTCATCCTTGTTTCCATTGTTACCTTCTCTCTGAATATTGTTTCCGTTGTTAGTCTGTCTCCGATATATAAGGGGAAAAGAGTGGTTGCTTTCTTGAATCTTTGGGCCTTTTCGTTGACTTTGTTTCGAAAATTGTTGGCCTAAGAACGGCAATTCTCTGAAGAAAAGCGGCACGGAAGCTTTTAGCTTTTCAGCCCCATGTTCTGAAGCATAGAAACTAGTTTGGGGTAGCAACTTCTTCGATCCGACGATCCCCATCCCTCACCATGCGCCACGAAGACCTCGACATGGCTGACCTCCGAGGTTCTCGCGCGTCCATCTCTCTCGCCTGCATTTCCCTGCGTCCCATGGGGTAGGGGGTGGGCCGCGGGTGGggtgggtgggggagggggagaAAGCGGTCAAAGGGCATATGTCCACATTCGGTGCCCCCTTGGTCGCGCACACCTGCTTCAGGATTTGTTGCGGCAAATATTCAGTTCCGTACTGGTATTTCCCGGGCCTTTTCTCTGACATGCACAGATCTGGCCGGCTATATCCGTTCCAGTTTCTCTGCCGAAGAAAACAAAAGCGAATTTCTGCTGCGTCAAATGATTGTGCAGTGTACCACTGAGGAATTAACAAGTGATGATGCACATGGGGTGTGGCGCGGCTGCTGTGGCCTGCGGGGGACCTGCTGCATGGGGAGCCATGTTTTCTATAGTTCGTGCCAGTGCGTGATCCAATCgttggaagtcattggaaggagaaATCGGTGCTGGATCAACGTGGTTACCCAAACACAAGATATGTCTTTTTATTCATGGGACAACTAAAACGAGTACTGTAGCAAAGCGTTTTCAGTTTGGATGCTCATTAGTTTAGGTGGCAAGTTGGTATGCGGCCCATAAACTAGGGAACTGCTTAACAAATActcgtacttcctccattcctaaatataggatgtatagtttttggcacggaaattaaagaacgcatATTGAGGAAAAATTTCACAACTTTTGGGTGAGAtttcacctgactaattgacatgaaaaAATAGAGGACCttgcctaatataaggaaatgtaatcaaatctctAAAAGAAATATCCTAATGAGTGGTGcaatgcaatacaccttatatttcggatttttttctcaaaaatctatacaccttatatcaaggaacgggggGATTATTATTTTGGTAGTTCTTACAAGTTAAGACCAACTTGGATAGTTTTGGTTTATTTACCTAAGTTATTATTCCAGAGTTGTACCACTCCCTtttatccaaaataagtgtcgcggtTTTGAACTgggcttagttcaaaactgcaacacttattATGGGTCGGAGGTAGTAGTAATTGTTACACCATTTCCCTGTTGCAGCGCGAATGATAATTGGGATGTCACCCTAGCACAACATGATATAGTtactagtatgtatgcacgtgcaatgcacgtcttaaaagAATGAAGTGATTTTGAAGCATGATTCGAAAAAAGTATAACAgagtgattttgataaatggaatttcacccacaattgtttttaatattcacacaaaaaattgtacattcacatctaaaattttgtaggttcattaaaaaaatgtatgttactctatcttttttttcttcccattctcctcccaaaCCATCTTATCTGGGCTCAAGTCGTCATCCGCTCAAACGGTAATATGGCCCATGAGGCATCACATATGGGCATTTTTTTTCCTGGAAGGGCCACGTGAATGTTCTAGAACGGAATAGAGGCAACATCAGTCTATTGTTCATGGCAAATCCAGCTGATCTTAGCCCTTGGATTTTAGAGACCAACGGTTATGATTGATGCTCTGGATCCATTTCAAAACTGGTACACTATAGAGTAGTATAGATATAGGAGGGCTTTGGCAATCTGAAGATTTTCATGCTCTATGAACAACTAAAGAAACACTTTGTATTACTGTATGTTATTTGGTACGTGCTTAAGTTCTAATCAATTATGTTTCTATACTGCGATCAATTTCTTTAATTACAAAACTATGCTAATTATTATAAATGCAACATTTTGTACTTGTAATTTCAAGTTATAATTAATGATGAATTTTCTTTATCACTCCAAATTCTCATTCATTGAAGTTCTTACAATCAGACGCCAGATGAATATCGTCATGAATAAAATTCATTTGTCTTCTATATATATGGTTCTGGATAATCTAGATTCAAGGACCAGGGCCATGGCATTGATAGATGAATGTTATGCTACAAAATATTTTGTCATCTTTTGTTAAATCTATTGTATTTTCTTTTGCGAAGTATTCTTGCAAGTTCAAATTTGAAAAACGACATGAGTATTGAGTCTTGATTAAGATGGAGTAACATAGTTCTTATCTGGTGGAAATTCTACTGTCGACATCCTATTATAATATAGTTAAAAATAAAAACAATTAACACATGCAATCAGTTTGATGACACATCCAAATATTTATCTATTCTGACGGGGAATTTTCTTACCATTTTTAAAGGTTCGGAGAGAGACATGTAACTTCCATTTTTACCATTTCTATCAGCATCAGATCATCGGGTgtcaaatgactcaaatcgacctctGTACTTTTGTACTGTTTAACTTATACCTTACTTAAGTGAGTAGGCATCTACGTACCACCTAGTCAGTAAAACTAGCAAGGATTTATGAGAGACCGAGAGTTTACAAACTAGTAACTATAATTAATAATATTATTGAGCTCACTTGTTAGATCCCAAGGGTGTTAAGCAAGCTGTATTACCTATTTTGATGGCTAAGCACCAGTGATTTTTTTCATTTTTGCTGAAGCTCAGGCTCATATGCTCCTTCATGCACAGTAAAATTGAAACAAATAGTAAAAAAATCAAAACATTCTGACTTTTTTTTACAATGAAAATGCACGCGTTCTAACTGCGTATAAAAAGCAAAATGCAGTGCTCAAGGAAGGGCAATGAACTCAATGTTTTGTGGTGCTGCGTGGTTGTCTTCCAAAATAGCTTGGATAATGGTGGACATGAACGAAAGCCATCTTTATGTACAAATAAGTGAGAGCTGATGATGCTTCACTAGTAGTAAATTCATTTTGAACAGTACACTCAAACTTCTCCATTAGTGTCACATTTCAGGGATGCAAGCAGAGAATGCTAATTTCATAGCAGGGAAAAACCACACGTTTTAAAAATAAGTTCATTTGAAATTTCACAATAGAGATGCTATTGATGAGCTAGGTATCTGTCCTTGACATAATTATCTGTAGATCTGGCACAATAGAATTTCTTACGAGATATGGGTATTCCCTTCTCTGCCAAACTGCTGATATTCTCAATTGGACTTCATACAGGAGGAACTTGACGAGCTAAATAAGATGGATAAGGTGTCAACAGCACTGCAAGAGTACGTGTCAGAAAAGACTCAGATCAATTCACATTTTACTGTATGGTGTTACTTCTTAAAAAGCACCACCTACACTCTGTATTATTGGTGACCGGGGGCTGACTGCAGTATTAACCTTTTGTTAGGTTTGTTGTAACAATTGAAAGCAAAGCAGACCCTCTACTTCCTGTGTAAGTAACCAcaaaaatatcatatttctttaTCTAAGGGATTATCTAAACATTTTTGTCCACTCATAGTCTAATGACTTCTTTTTTCTGTAACTGCAGAACTACCGGAGCTGCTTACCAGTCTTGGGATAGGTGGTTTGAAGGTCCGCAGGATCTGCGTAGATGCAAATGCTGGTTTTTGTGACAAAATGCCAAGTAAGAGTGACACCAAGACGCAAGCAGCAGCGAGGACCGATTCTTTTCCCATAGAGTTTCTTCACAATCTCTGTTGAAGGAATGGTATGAGAAGGGTACTGTGGAACACGGAAGCAGCACCGAGGACTGACTAAGACTTTGTTCTTCAATAAGTTCTTTCTATGTATTGCATTCCTGTGCATTGCATTATCTCTGGTGTTGGTGAAGTATGAGATCTTAGCTCAAGAATGTCATCCTAGTTTGAGAAATTATATGAACTCTCTTATTTTTCCACCTAGTTATCATGTTGGATATTCTGAAATCAACGTCGAACAATGAAAATTGACGATTATTTCTCTTACTTTTGAACCGTGACAAAAAATCATGGATGTATTTTTGTTGCTGTGAATGGAACTTTTGCTATTTTGTGAGTCTGATTACAACATGAAGAATATGCAACCTACCATTtgactttttttttttttgcgaataagaCTTGCATTACTCAAAACAAAGTGTTACATTCTCGTTCTAATAGTTCCATGACCTCATCTGGTCCAGATCCTAGCCAAACCATGGTTCGGCGATGCTTCCTACCAAAATTTGCCAAGGCGTGACTAACATTATTACAGGGTCGACGAGTATGAGTAATGCAAGAATTCCTCTCTCCCAAAGCAGTAATGATATCTCTAACAATGAATACATAATTAGActtgttttctcctcctcctttaaTCATCTTGACAGCCTCCAAACAATCCGATTCCACATCTATGGGCAAGTTACTCCATTGCAACAGGTTCAACCTACCATTTGACTTGACACTGGAGCCTGCCCAGACTTGGGTGAAAAGCCCAAACCTAATTCGGCCCAGCCAAATACTGGTAAGCAAGCACAAGATAGGCCACAAGTGAGGAGGTGACCTTATCCGAAGAAAGCCATGGCAGTGGCGCACACAGTCACCGCCAGAAAGAACCCGAGCAATTACCAGAGTACAGAGGATGGCAATGGCGCCAGTGCCATCGCCCGCAAGCGCTTCCTCCTCCACCACATCCCATCTCCTCCCGTCCTCCCCATCCATCTCTGCGTTCCTCGCCTCACACCCGGCCCTCACCCTCCTCCACACGCAATGCGCCACCATGGCTCACCTCCGCCAGCTCCACGCCGCGCTCGTCAAGTCTGGCCTCGCCAAAGACCCCATCGCCGCCAGCCGCGCCGTCGCCTTCTGCGCCGGCGAAGGACGCGACGCTGCCTACGCCGCGCGCATCGTGAGGCACCACCCGAGGCCCAACTCCTTCATGTGGAACACCGTCATAAGGGCGCTGTCCGACGGGCCCGGTCCGGACGCGGCCGTGGCGCTGTTTCTCGACATGCTCCGGTCGCCCACGCCGCCGGAGCGGCGCACGTTCCCGTCTCTGTTCGCGGCATACGGGCGCCTCGGACACGCCGACGACGGCGCGGCGCTCCACGGCATGGTGCTCAAGCTCGGCCTCGCCGGGGACGCGTATACACGCAACTCCATGATCGCCATGTACGCGTCCTGCGGCCGCGCGGACGAGGCGCTGGCGCTCTTCGGGCAGTGCCAGGTGTTCGACGTTGTGGCGTGCAACAGCGCGATCGTGGCGCTCTCGAGGGCGGGGCGCGTCGACGAAGCGCGGGCGGTGTTAGACGGCATGCCGGCCAGGACCGTGGCGACGTGGAGCGCCATGGTGAGCGCGTACTCCCGCGCCGCGAGGTTCCAAGACGCCGTCGACCTCTTCTCCGCGATGCAGGTGGACGGCGTGGAGCCGAACGCCAACGTGCTCGTCAGCGTCCTCGGCTGCTGCGCCAGCCTCGGCACGCTGGAGCAAGGCGCGTGGGTGCATGCGTACATAGACAAGCACGACGTGGCCATGAACGCGCTCGTGGTGACCGCCCTCGTGGGCATGTACTGCAAGTGTGGCTCTATACACAAGGCACGCCAGGTGTTCGACACCTCGAGATCGCAGGGCTTGGCCAAGCTGTCGTCCTGGAACACCATGATGCTTGGCCTGGCAGCGCATGGGCAATGCCAAGAAGCGCTCGCCTTGTTCTCTGAGCTGGAACCTTATGGTCTCCGACCGGACAAGGTCACCTTCATCGCGATGCTGATGGCTTACGGCCACTCCGGCTTGGCCGACGAGGCGAAGGCTCTGTTCGCGTCAATGGCAAGGGAATACGGTGTTACACCGGGAATCGAGCACTACGGTTGCCTTGTCGACGCGCTCGCCCGTGCCGGAAGGCTCCGGGAGGCGGAGGACACCATCCGCGCAATGCCGATGAAGCCAGACGCAGCCATTTGGGGCACCCTGCTCTCCGGGTGCCGCTTGCACGGCGACGCGGAGGCGGGGGCGCGCGCGGCGCGGGGAGCCGTGGAATGCGACCCACAGGACAGCGGCGCGTACGTGCTCGCGGCGAGTGTGCTTGCACGCGACGGCGAGGTGGGCCGGGGCTTGGGTGTCAGGGGGAAGATGAGGGAGGAGGGAGTGGCCAAGGTGCCCGGGTGTAGCATGATCGAGGTGAATGGTGTCGTCCACGAGTTCGTCAGCTAGTACAAGTGTTCAGCAGTTCTAGGTACAATACATAGCAACAGCAAAATACAGACTTGTTATATGAAGATTCAGTTTGGAGTTTATGGTTTCAGTTCGTTCATTTTTATTATATATGCACCAGTGTGACATGTCAAATGCTCCAGTTCTTTTTCAAAAAAATGCtccattttttttttgaaacggaggcaaaagctaaaCATAAAAGAATTACCCAGTTAATCGATGCAAAACCAAGTGAAAACCGTTAACATGGCCACATCTGGAATACTCCCAAAGCATGAATCTCCATGACCACCCCATGTCCCCATCAGACGGGCAAATGCCTACAACCTCAGCCGGAGGATCACAACATGGCAAAATAACCACCATCGAAAACACATCAACAGATACATGACACACGACAACAAGAAAAGAAGAGAACAATCCATCAAGCAGTCACATACGTCTTGCCTA
Above is a window of Triticum dicoccoides isolate Atlit2015 ecotype Zavitan chromosome 5B, WEW_v2.0, whole genome shotgun sequence DNA encoding:
- the LOC119306194 gene encoding guanine nucleotide-binding protein subunit gamma 1-like, which codes for MQVPGDVVGGGGEAGDMRGRHRIQAELKKLEQEARFLEEELDELNKMDKVSTALQEFVVTIESKADPLLPVTTGAAYQSWDRWFEGPQDLRRCKCWFL
- the LOC119311733 gene encoding pentatricopeptide repeat-containing protein At2g42920, chloroplastic-like, which gives rise to MAMAPVPSPASASSSTTSHLLPSSPSISAFLASHPALTLLHTQCATMAHLRQLHAALVKSGLAKDPIAASRAVAFCAGEGRDAAYAARIVRHHPRPNSFMWNTVIRALSDGPGPDAAVALFLDMLRSPTPPERRTFPSLFAAYGRLGHADDGAALHGMVLKLGLAGDAYTRNSMIAMYASCGRADEALALFGQCQVFDVVACNSAIVALSRAGRVDEARAVLDGMPARTVATWSAMVSAYSRAARFQDAVDLFSAMQVDGVEPNANVLVSVLGCCASLGTLEQGAWVHAYIDKHDVAMNALVVTALVGMYCKCGSIHKARQVFDTSRSQGLAKLSSWNTMMLGLAAHGQCQEALALFSELEPYGLRPDKVTFIAMLMAYGHSGLADEAKALFASMAREYGVTPGIEHYGCLVDALARAGRLREAEDTIRAMPMKPDAAIWGTLLSGCRLHGDAEAGARAARGAVECDPQDSGAYVLAASVLARDGEVGRGLGVRGKMREEGVAKVPGCSMIEVNGVVHEFVS